From a single Herpetosiphon gulosus genomic region:
- the tatB gene encoding Sec-independent protein translocase protein TatB, which produces MTIFGIGPFEFVIILVIALVVVGPERLPEMLFQIGQWISKGRKMVTDLRNQARNELGDDYESVEKMARQIRELDPRRQIQELGRSILSDDDRAMIVDLGLDPKTTAAANVIDPTPKAPAARPEIARQARVMLDDDLLDQPLDQALRAPAAEEQTNG; this is translated from the coding sequence ATGACAATTTTTGGGATTGGCCCGTTTGAATTTGTGATCATCTTGGTGATTGCCCTGGTGGTGGTCGGACCTGAGCGCTTGCCTGAAATGTTGTTTCAAATTGGCCAGTGGATCAGCAAAGGCCGCAAAATGGTTACCGATCTGCGCAATCAGGCGCGTAACGAGCTGGGCGACGATTATGAATCGGTCGAAAAAATGGCCCGCCAAATTCGCGAACTCGACCCGCGCCGCCAAATTCAAGAGCTTGGGCGCTCGATTCTCTCCGATGATGATCGGGCGATGATCGTCGATCTTGGTTTAGATCCCAAAACAACGGCTGCGGCTAATGTGATTGACCCAACCCCCAAAGCCCCAGCAGCACGGCCTGAGATTGCCCGCCAAGCTCGTGTGATGCTCGATGACGATTTGCTTGATCAGCCGTTAGATCAAGCGTTGCGTGCGCCTGCCGCCGAGGAGCAAACCAATGGCTAG
- the nusB gene encoding transcription antitermination factor NusB yields MSSRTVGSLRHRVRAAALQALFELDQTTHDLDSVVARISDDEMFSAEGRDFFARIVNGAWGNRQEIDDLIAKIAPSWPVHQMPGVDIAVLRIALFEILYDAAADKAPVKAVINEAVELAKHFGSDNSGRFVNGVLSTVVNKPESEE; encoded by the coding sequence ATGTCGAGCAGAACCGTGGGTAGCCTTCGCCACCGAGTGCGTGCTGCGGCACTTCAGGCACTCTTTGAACTTGATCAAACCACCCACGACCTTGATTCGGTTGTTGCACGCATCAGTGATGATGAAATGTTCAGCGCAGAAGGTCGTGATTTTTTTGCCCGAATTGTTAATGGTGCATGGGGTAATCGTCAAGAGATTGATGATTTAATTGCTAAAATTGCCCCATCTTGGCCTGTCCACCAAATGCCTGGGGTGGATATTGCGGTGCTGCGCATCGCTTTGTTTGAAATTCTCTACGATGCGGCGGCGGATAAAGCTCCGGTTAAAGCCGTGATTAATGAAGCGGTCGAGCTTGCAAAACATTTCGGCAGCGATAATTCTGGCCGTTTTGTCAATGGCGTGCTCAGTACCGTGGTCAATAAACCTGAATCCGAGGAATAA
- a CDS encoding type I restriction-modification system subunit M translates to MTSIQQQRAALYRQIWQIANDVRGSVDGWDFKQYVLGTLFYRFISENFASYIAGGDESINYAALADAVITPDIKDDAIKTKGYFIYPSQLFETIAKTANTNQQLNTDLATIFGAIENSAIGYASETDIKGLFADFDTTSNRLGNTVKEKNQRLAAVIKGVAGLDFGDFEDSQIDLFGDAYEYLISNYAANAGKSGGEFFTPQHVSKLIAKLAMHKQTSVNKIYDPAAGSGSLLLQAKKHFDEHIIEDGFWGQEINHTTYNLARMNMFLHNINYDKFNIQLGNTLTNPQFLGDKPFDAIVSNPPYSVKWIGSDDPTLINDDRFAPAGVLAPKSKADFAFVLHALSYLSSKGRAAIVCFPGIFYRGGAEQKIRQYLIDNNFVETVIALAPNLFYGTSIAVTILVLSKHKTDTTTQFIDASGLFKKETNTNTLTEAHIDQIMAVFESKANLAHFAQSVAYEAIAANDYNLSVSSYVEAKDNREVVDIAQLNANLKITVARIDQLRKEIDAIVAELESEELEA, encoded by the coding sequence ATGACAAGCATCCAACAACAACGTGCCGCTCTCTATCGCCAAATCTGGCAGATTGCCAATGATGTCCGTGGCTCTGTCGATGGCTGGGATTTTAAGCAATATGTGCTGGGCACGCTGTTTTATCGCTTTATCAGCGAAAACTTTGCTAGCTATATTGCTGGTGGCGATGAGAGTATCAATTACGCCGCGCTTGCTGATGCGGTCATTACTCCCGATATCAAAGATGATGCAATCAAAACCAAGGGCTATTTTATCTACCCTAGCCAGTTGTTTGAAACTATCGCCAAAACTGCCAATACCAACCAACAGTTAAATACCGATCTTGCGACGATCTTTGGCGCGATTGAAAATTCGGCCATCGGCTACGCTTCCGAGACCGATATCAAAGGCCTGTTTGCCGATTTCGATACCACCAGCAATCGCCTTGGCAATACTGTCAAGGAGAAAAACCAGCGCTTGGCCGCCGTGATCAAAGGGGTCGCTGGGCTGGACTTTGGCGATTTTGAAGATAGTCAGATCGACTTGTTTGGCGATGCCTATGAGTATCTGATCTCCAACTATGCCGCTAATGCTGGTAAATCCGGCGGTGAGTTTTTCACCCCGCAGCATGTATCAAAGCTGATTGCCAAGCTGGCCATGCACAAGCAAACCAGCGTTAATAAAATTTATGATCCCGCCGCAGGTTCCGGCTCGCTGCTGCTGCAAGCCAAAAAGCACTTCGACGAGCATATTATTGAAGATGGTTTTTGGGGCCAGGAGATTAACCACACCACCTACAACTTGGCGCGGATGAACATGTTTTTGCATAACATCAACTACGATAAGTTCAATATTCAGTTGGGCAATACCCTGACCAACCCACAATTTCTTGGTGATAAACCCTTTGATGCGATCGTTTCCAACCCGCCCTACTCAGTCAAGTGGATCGGCTCCGATGATCCGACGCTGATCAACGACGACCGTTTTGCGCCAGCCGGGGTCTTAGCTCCCAAGTCCAAAGCCGATTTTGCTTTTGTGTTGCATGCGCTCAGTTATCTTTCCAGTAAAGGCCGCGCCGCGATTGTTTGCTTCCCGGGGATTTTTTACCGTGGCGGCGCTGAGCAGAAAATCCGTCAATATTTGATTGATAATAACTTTGTGGAAACGGTGATTGCGCTCGCACCCAACCTGTTTTATGGCACGAGCATTGCGGTGACGATTCTAGTGTTGTCGAAACATAAAACCGACACCACCACCCAGTTTATCGATGCCAGCGGTTTATTTAAAAAAGAAACTAATACCAACACGCTCACCGAAGCCCATATCGACCAGATTATGGCGGTGTTCGAGAGCAAGGCCAATCTCGCGCACTTCGCGCAATCGGTAGCCTATGAAGCCATCGCCGCCAACGACTACAATCTGTCGGTTAGCAGCTATGTCGAAGCCAAAGATAATCGCGAAGTAGTGGATATTGCCCAGCTCAATGCCAATTTGAAAATCACGGTTGCCAGAATTGACCAATTGCGCAAGGAGATTGATGCGATTGTGGCTGAGCTTGAATCTGAGGAGCTTGAGGCATGA
- the accC gene encoding acetyl-CoA carboxylase biotin carboxylase subunit has product MLRKILIANRGEIAVRIIRACHELGIKAVAAYSEADRDSLAVRMADEAICIGPPPPAKSYLNAPALISAALISDCDGIHPGYGFLSENPYFAESCRECGLTFIGPSADSIQRMGDKALAKQAMKLAGLPLVPGTENPLTSVEEAQSLADGIGYPVLLKAVAGGGGRGMRVVNQPDELARAFNTARAEAEAAFGRGDLYMEKYLPVVRHVEIQILADQHGHAIHLGERDCSLQRRHQKVVEEGPSPALTPELRQKMGEAALHGVREIGYYNAGTMEFLLDHQGNFYFMEMNTRLQVEHPVTEWLTGLDLVKWQIRIASGERLTLTQDDIKIRGHAIECRINAEDADRDFMPAGGTVDLYLPPGGPGVRVDSHLYSGYRTPTNYDSMLAKVIVWGETRLEAIERMRRALSECVINGITTTLPFQLRMMNEPAFVSGDVATHTLADILNQQAAKEATA; this is encoded by the coding sequence ATGTTACGCAAAATTTTAATTGCCAATCGTGGTGAAATTGCGGTGCGGATCATTCGCGCTTGCCACGAGCTAGGCATCAAAGCGGTTGCCGCCTATTCCGAGGCCGATCGCGATTCGCTGGCGGTGCGCATGGCCGATGAAGCGATTTGTATTGGCCCGCCACCACCAGCCAAATCCTATTTGAATGCGCCAGCCTTGATTAGCGCCGCGTTGATTAGCGATTGCGATGGGATTCACCCAGGTTATGGCTTTTTGTCGGAAAACCCTTATTTTGCTGAGAGTTGCCGTGAATGTGGCCTGACCTTTATTGGCCCTTCAGCCGATTCGATTCAGCGTATGGGCGATAAAGCCTTGGCAAAGCAAGCCATGAAGTTGGCTGGCCTGCCGCTTGTACCTGGCACCGAAAACCCCTTGACCAGCGTTGAAGAAGCCCAAAGCTTGGCTGATGGTATTGGCTACCCGGTTTTGCTCAAAGCTGTGGCTGGTGGTGGCGGGCGGGGCATGCGTGTGGTCAATCAGCCCGATGAATTGGCCCGCGCCTTTAATACCGCCCGCGCTGAGGCCGAAGCTGCCTTTGGCCGTGGCGATCTGTATATGGAAAAATACTTGCCGGTGGTGCGCCATGTTGAAATTCAGATTTTGGCTGATCAACATGGCCATGCAATTCACCTGGGCGAGCGTGATTGCTCGTTGCAACGTCGCCATCAAAAAGTGGTTGAAGAAGGCCCATCGCCTGCCTTGACCCCAGAATTACGCCAGAAAATGGGCGAAGCGGCCTTGCATGGCGTGCGTGAAATTGGCTACTACAACGCTGGTACGATGGAATTTTTGCTCGATCATCAGGGAAATTTCTATTTTATGGAAATGAACACCCGTTTGCAGGTTGAGCACCCTGTGACCGAATGGCTGACTGGGCTTGATCTGGTTAAGTGGCAAATTCGGATTGCTTCCGGCGAACGCTTGACGCTCACTCAGGATGACATTAAAATACGCGGGCATGCGATTGAATGTCGGATTAATGCCGAAGATGCCGACCGTGATTTTATGCCTGCTGGCGGGACTGTCGATCTCTACTTGCCGCCAGGTGGCCCAGGGGTACGGGTCGATTCGCATCTCTATTCAGGTTATCGCACTCCTACCAACTACGATTCGATGTTAGCCAAAGTGATCGTCTGGGGGGAAACGCGGCTTGAGGCAATTGAACGCATGCGGCGAGCATTAAGCGAATGTGTGATCAATGGCATTACGACCACCTTGCCATTTCAACTGCGCATGATGAACGAGCCAGCTTTTGTGAGCGGCGATGTTGCAACGCACACCTTGGCTGATATTTTAAATCAACAGGCTGCCAAAGAAGCGACAGCATAG
- a CDS encoding SDR family oxidoreductase, whose translation MSINDQVAIVTGGTGAVGREVVSGLIQRGARVVFCYRQRDDLAEEMCDTIADEQRLIAIKADVRDAEAMNSLVEVAVRRWERLDMLITAHSAVNNAPVADMTLEQWNEVMDVMLRGVTRITRAVLRPMQKARYGRIITITGYQPLAGGLTQANYAAALGGIIGFSKSLAREVAPWGITVNSVAPGLISRPHMSSFDPSYIPWATNIVPLKRLGAPAEITPAIFMLANPEAGYITGQVLPVDGGWRMV comes from the coding sequence ATGAGTATTAACGATCAAGTGGCGATTGTCACAGGTGGCACTGGCGCGGTTGGGCGCGAAGTGGTTTCAGGGCTGATTCAACGCGGTGCACGGGTGGTTTTTTGCTATCGCCAGCGCGATGATTTGGCTGAAGAGATGTGCGATACGATTGCTGATGAGCAGCGTTTAATCGCGATCAAGGCCGATGTGCGCGATGCTGAAGCCATGAATAGCTTGGTTGAAGTGGCTGTGCGACGCTGGGAACGGCTCGATATGCTGATCACTGCCCATTCTGCGGTTAACAATGCTCCGGTGGCCGACATGACCCTTGAGCAATGGAACGAAGTGATGGATGTGATGCTGCGTGGCGTGACGCGGATTACCCGCGCCGTTTTGCGGCCAATGCAAAAAGCCCGTTACGGGCGAATTATCACGATTACTGGCTATCAGCCCTTAGCTGGCGGCCTAACCCAAGCCAATTATGCCGCCGCTCTGGGTGGGATTATCGGCTTTTCTAAATCGTTGGCGCGTGAGGTTGCACCATGGGGTATTACGGTGAATAGCGTTGCTCCAGGCCTGATCTCACGGCCCCATATGTCGAGTTTTGATCCAAGTTATATCCCATGGGCCACCAATATTGTGCCGTTGAAACGCTTAGGTGCACCTGCCGAAATTACCCCAGCAATTTTTATGCTGGCCAATCCTGAGGCGGGCTATATTACGGGCCAAGTGCTGCCAGTCGATGGCGGTTGGCGCATGGTTTAG
- the fabG gene encoding 3-oxoacyl-[acyl-carrier-protein] reductase, whose product MQLDLTGRVAIVTGASRGIGRAIAEALAASGAAVVVNYRGSEAAAAEVVETITAKGGKALAVQADVADAASHEALLKATTEAFGRVDILVNNAGITRDNLLLRMKESEVDDVLQTNLRGVMLLTKAVLRPMMKNKWGRVITISSVIGLTGNAGQANYAAAKAGLIGFSKSVAQEMASRGITANAICPGFIETDMTRNAMSEELINKALDRIPLARMGQPAEIANAVVFLASDAAGYITGQTLAVDGGMTMY is encoded by the coding sequence ATGCAACTAGATTTAACGGGTCGGGTCGCAATTGTGACGGGAGCTTCACGCGGGATCGGTCGGGCAATCGCTGAGGCGTTGGCCGCCAGCGGCGCTGCGGTGGTGGTCAATTATCGTGGTAGCGAAGCCGCCGCTGCTGAAGTGGTCGAGACGATTACTGCCAAGGGTGGCAAGGCTCTGGCGGTACAGGCCGATGTAGCTGATGCTGCCAGCCACGAAGCCTTGCTCAAAGCCACGACCGAAGCCTTTGGCCGCGTCGATATTCTGGTCAACAATGCTGGCATTACCCGTGATAACTTGTTGTTGCGCATGAAAGAGAGCGAAGTTGATGATGTGTTGCAAACCAACCTGCGTGGGGTGATGTTGCTGACCAAGGCTGTGCTGCGCCCAATGATGAAAAATAAATGGGGTCGCGTGATCACGATTAGCTCAGTTATCGGTCTAACAGGCAATGCCGGCCAAGCCAACTACGCCGCTGCCAAAGCTGGCCTGATCGGCTTTAGCAAGTCGGTGGCCCAAGAAATGGCCTCGCGGGGGATTACCGCCAACGCGATTTGCCCAGGCTTTATTGAAACCGATATGACCCGCAATGCCATGTCCGAAGAATTAATCAACAAAGCCTTGGATCGAATTCCTTTGGCACGTATGGGTCAACCTGCCGAAATTGCCAACGCGGTGGTCTTCTTGGCTTCCGATGCTGCGGGCTACATCACTGGCCAAACCTTGGCGGTCGATGGCGGCATGACCATGTATTAA
- a CDS encoding acyl carrier protein: protein MSDLNERLKKLVAEQLGVEEDKIVPSATFLDDLNADSLDLVELVMSLEEEFGVEITDEEAEKLRTVGDAEAFIKANIQE, encoded by the coding sequence ATGTCAGACTTAAACGAACGCTTGAAGAAATTGGTTGCTGAACAATTGGGCGTAGAAGAAGACAAAATTGTGCCAAGCGCCACCTTCTTGGACGATCTTAACGCCGACTCACTCGATTTGGTCGAGTTGGTCATGTCGCTCGAAGAAGAATTCGGCGTAGAAATTACCGACGAAGAAGCTGAAAAATTGCGCACCGTCGGCGACGCTGAAGCATTTATCAAAGCAAACATCCAAGAGTAA
- the tatC gene encoding twin-arginine translocase subunit TatC, with protein MARSTTALDGTMTLLDHLRELRSRLTKVSIAVLIGMFGGFYIVNSTSFIKYVILSFAGEQGVQTTQVAETFTTYLSTALTLGIAAAMPVIIYQLLAFLAPGLTRTERKWIFIGLPMVILCFLGGLAFGWFVTAPAAIKFLINFGIENTGNLIENKPRLDDFLSILTRLLLINGIVFELPMIMFTLTKLGILNPRKLGGYRRYVVLITVIAAAILTPTGDPANLAFLAVPMYLLFEFGLLLGRLAQPKNAN; from the coding sequence ATGGCTAGATCAACGACTGCGCTTGATGGCACCATGACTTTGCTCGATCACTTGCGTGAGTTGCGTTCACGACTCACCAAGGTCTCGATTGCGGTATTAATTGGCATGTTTGGTGGTTTTTATATTGTCAATAGCACTAGCTTTATTAAATATGTGATTTTGAGCTTTGCTGGCGAGCAGGGCGTGCAAACAACCCAAGTTGCCGAAACCTTTACCACCTACCTCAGTACAGCGCTGACGCTGGGCATTGCAGCAGCCATGCCGGTAATTATTTATCAACTTTTGGCTTTTTTAGCGCCTGGCCTGACCCGCACCGAACGCAAATGGATTTTTATCGGTTTGCCCATGGTGATTTTGTGCTTTTTGGGTGGCTTGGCCTTTGGTTGGTTTGTAACTGCCCCAGCCGCAATTAAATTTTTGATCAACTTTGGCATCGAAAATACTGGTAATTTGATCGAAAACAAGCCGCGCCTCGATGATTTTCTCTCAATTCTGACCCGCCTACTGCTAATCAATGGGATTGTGTTTGAACTGCCGATGATCATGTTTACCCTCACCAAGCTTGGCATTTTGAATCCACGCAAACTTGGTGGTTATCGCCGCTATGTTGTGCTGATCACGGTGATTGCTGCGGCAATTTTGACCCCAACGGGCGACCCTGCCAACTTGGCCTTTTTGGCGGTTCCAATGTATCTTTTGTTTGAATTTGGCTTGTTACTGGGGCGTTTGGCTCAGCCCAAGAACGCAAATTAA
- a CDS encoding Asp23/Gls24 family envelope stress response protein, translated as MNQPFGTVTIAPDVLSAIVSLTAQDVAGVARLGSVPGQQRVGSMLGSGTANADGVAIRVVDDSVSADCYLIAQPDVNLLDLGARVQSAVTEALNEMVGMPVSAVNVYIQDVEQNRG; from the coding sequence GTGAATCAACCATTTGGAACTGTGACAATTGCCCCCGATGTGCTTTCAGCGATTGTCTCGTTGACGGCGCAGGATGTTGCTGGCGTTGCGCGGTTGGGCAGTGTGCCTGGCCAACAACGTGTCGGTAGCATGTTGGGGAGCGGAACTGCTAATGCTGATGGTGTGGCAATCCGTGTTGTCGATGATAGCGTCAGTGCCGATTGCTACCTGATCGCCCAACCCGATGTCAACTTGCTTGATCTCGGCGCTCGTGTTCAATCGGCGGTAACCGAAGCATTAAACGAAATGGTCGGCATGCCGGTCAGTGCGGTTAATGTCTATATTCAGGATGTCGAGCAGAACCGTGGGTAG